AAGATCGAGGAAGCGATAAGCTGCTACAACGAGGCCCTCAAGAGGAACAAGGACAACGACAAGGTCTGGGTCAACATCGGCTATGCCCTAGACCGACTTGGGAAGTACGATAAAGCAATCGCCTGCTACGACAAGGCCATAGAAATAAGGCCAAATAATGACAAGGCATGGTACAATAAAGGGGTCGCACTGCGCAAGCTCGACAAAACCGAAGAGGCCATTGCCTGCTACAACAAATCCCTTGAGTTCAAAATGGACAATGCAATGGCTTGGATAAATATGGGATGCGCGCTCGACAAGCTCGGCCGCTACGAGGAGGCGATATCGTGCTACGACAAGGCCCTCGACATAGACCCGAGGGCTGACAAGGCCTGGTACAATAAGGGCGTTGCGTTAAAAAAGCTCGGGAAAAACGAGGAAGCCATCGCCCATTATAAAAAGGCGCTGGAGCTCAAACCAGATAGCGACTACAGCGCGAAGCTCAGGGAGAATCTGGGGCTACTGGAGGGTGTCAAGGAGGCGGCGGCTACCGCACCCGAGCCATCCGTTGGACCAGGGAAAGAAGCCCCGGCGGAGGAGGCGGATGAATTCGAGGAAGCCGGAACAAAGGAGGAGGCCCCGCCCGAGGAGCTCGAGGAACTCGAGGAAATTCCCGAGGAGACAGCCCCACAAAAGCCGCCGACACTGGCCCCCGAAACTTCGAAGGGCCCTCCCCCAGCGGCCCCGGGACAGACACGGCAAACCCCTCCCGCGGGCATGGCGGCACCTGCACGAGCGGCTCCGAAGGCAGTTCCGCAGCCCTCTGCCCCGCCCGAAGAGCTAGACAGCTTCGAGGAAGTCGGTGAGGAGAGCTTCGAAGAAGTCGAGATGACCGAGGAAAACAGAGGCAAACAGTAAACGGGGGTTCCTATAATTTGTCTACAAGTATTACGTTTTGACCCGGGGGAAGAATGAGCCTTTTGAAGAAGAGGGGTGAGGCGGAGGTAAGGCTGAGGGTGGAGGGGATGAGCTGCGGACACTGCGCAGCAAGGGTGACTACGGCTTTAGAGAAACTCAAGGGTGTCAGAGAGGTGAAGGTGAACCTCCTCGAAAAAGAAGCTGTGGTTAAGATAAGACCCGGCGCGGTGACCCGTCCGGAGCTAATTCAAGCGGTGGAGAGGGTGGGATACAAAGCTGCGTGATGTCCCCCCACCACCGGGGGAGCGGGGTGTCGTGGCTGACTCCGGTGATTTCTCTTGGAGAGACTCGGCTCAACCTTCCCAGAACCTCGTCTCTGTTCAAGCATTGACTGTCAATCCGATCCGCTCCGTGGCGATGGGGGCGAATCGCTTCACAAAAAATTTTATAGAAACGTCTGAATAGAGGTTCTTTCTGAAAAAATAGTGCGCTAGATCAACCACCCTAGCCTTTGCCCTGAGCTTCCGGAGCATCGGCGCACAGAGAATCTGATATTCACTTAGGGCACTTTGCGAGAAATCCCCTTTCTCACAGGCCCTGGCGCAGACCCGCGCGGCGAACTCTCCCGATATCATCCCCCTGTCGATTCCGGCCCCACTGAGGGGATTGACGAAACCTGCTGCGTCCCCTACAAGCAGGACCCTATCTGAGTAGACGCGCCTGAGGGGCCTGAAGGGTATCATATGCCATTTGACCAAACGGGAGAGAGAGGGGTCGATGTCTAGTCCTCTGAGGAAATCTTTGAGAAGAGAGCGAATTCGGGCAGCTTCCTGCGCCAGCCCTCCCAGCCCGATGTTCACCCTGCCCCTTTTAGGAAAAACCCAGCCCAGCCCGATGAAGCCGCTGAAGAGGTAGGCGTTATAGTGCCTGTGTTCGTCCGTGTCCCCAAGTATCTCATTTTTTTTATCCTCTCCCACCTCTAGCTCGAGAACAGCCGCCAGAAACCTATCTGGCCGGGTCCGGAGGGCTTCCATGCCCGTGCTCGCCCTGACGACGCTGTTCACGCCGTCAGCACCGATGACAATTCTCGCCCTGTGGCTACCCTGATCGCAGACTACCTCCGCTCCTGATTTATCAACAATGATTCTTCTTGCCCTCACCCCTTCTAGTACATCCACTCCCCTTGCCTGCGCCCTCCGGGCCAGCATCTCATCGAAGGTTTTTCTGTCCACATAAAAATTTTCATAGCCCAGCCTAAGGAGCTCGTCGAAGTTGTAGAAGAGGCGGGCCCTGTCCGTTGACGCCTCTACAACTCGGAGAAAATCAGGGCTCACCCTCTCCCGCATCTCCGCGTCCACCGCGCCCCCGCAGGGCTTGTCTCGGGGGTAGTGCTCTTTTTCTATGAGTAGAGTCCTAAGCCCGAGGAGCGCACAGTGATAGGCTGCGTGGCTCCCGGATGGGCCACCACCGACGACGATTACATCACGCATGGCTGGCTCCTTCCATCTCTAGAGCGATCATTACCTAATTACTAAAGTGAATTAAAATCATTTCGGTTTTCTCGTGCGGTGCACTCGCTGGCACCCGGGAGAAGGTTACGAATGCTCGATGCGCCACCAGCCCCGGGAGGATTTGAACCCCCGCCACCGGCTCCAAAGGCCGGGATGCTGCCGCTACACCACGGGGCTATGGAGGGCAATGGTTCCGGATATAGATAATTGTGCCGGAGGCGGCCCGGGGGGAGTTCCAAAGCTCTGGGAATTCTCTAGGAACCGTAATTTACTTTACAGAGTGGGGGTCCGTAGCCCGCGGCTTCTGCTCCACGGTCCCCGCATGCCCCTTCTCTCATGGAATCAGCTCGTCCTTTGTATAAAGTCTCCCTTCGTACCAGCCCCTGTGTTTCTGGCGTCTTATATTGAGAACAAAGTTTCCAAAGGCCTCTCGCGACGGCTCCTTGCCTCTGTACTCAAAGGAATCGGCCCTGAACGGGATCAAGTAGAACTTTTCCCTGTAGACAGAGGCCGTCAGGCCCAGCCAGCCGAGGGGTAGATAGGATATGTCGGATCCCGTTGGGAAAGGTGCTGCATTGACGTGCGAGTGAACAAGTGCCCAGATTCCCTTTACAGGCAGGTGAGCGAAGTAGAATATGATCCGTCTCGAATCAATCGAAGTGTCGCTCCGTTTCGGATTCCCCACGTGCCTCTGGAGCTGCCTGAATGTGACCAGCTCCCTCGCCTCCAGCCTGAGCCTCTCACCGCTCTGTGTGTAGTCGTTGAGAACTATCCATATCCTCTCGAACCCGTCCTCGAGAGATTCGGCAGCTTCGAGCTCCATCTGCCATACCAGCTCGTCCCCCATGTTGATCTCAACCTCGGAGGCGAATTCGAGCGGATACTCCTTCCGGGCTTCCTCTAGGTTCTTCTCTACCTCTGAGTGAAGGTTCTTGAGCAACGATGGTAGGGAGCTCCCGCGCTGCTGTAGTCCCCTCATTCTGAGGTAATTCTTTAGGGCCGCATCCCGCTCCCAGGAACCTGGCATGAGGGAAGGGAGGGAGTGAAGCAAAATAACCCTTTTCCTCAGGGGGGATAAGCCTTATAAATAGGATACGGTATGGTGCCGACGTGACCGCGGGCGATTCGTACCGGCATGGAATGTAGCAGTCCGCCCGGCGGATGCTTTCTTGAGAGGGAAAATGCCAGAAGAGAAGAGCGACTCTGCATCCCTTGCGCGTTATGAATTCAAGCGAACACTGGAAGAGCTCGAATCCATTAAAGGCAGGGCCACGGAACTCGTTTCTCTTTATGTCCCCCCCACGCGCCAGATCGCAGACGTCTCCAACTACCTCAGGAGCGAGTATGCCGAATCCTCCAATATCAAGTCCCAGAGCACACGAAAGAATGTCATGGCTGCGATAGCATCCCTCATTAACAGAATAAAGGTCTACCGCGTGCCGCCGCCGAACGGCGTTGTTCTATTCGTCGGTACGCAGGCCCTCCCCGGGGACAAGGAAAAGCAGGTGGCTTATGTTATCGAGCCCCCCGAGCCCATCACAACATTTCTTTATCGCTGCGATTCCCAGTTCTACCTCGAGCCCCTGAAGGAGATGCTCGCGGAGAAGGAGGTCTGGGGGCTGGTGGTTCTCGACCGCAAAGAGTGCACGATCGGGCGCCTGAACGGCCGCAGAATCGAGACAATCGAAAACTTCCAGTCGCTCGTCCCCAGCAAGCACGGAAGAGGGGGGCAGTCAGCGCGCAGGTTCGAAAGGCTGATTGAAATCGCGGCGCACGAGTTCTTTGTGAAGGTTGGGGAGAAGGTGAATGAAGCCTTCAGGTCCGACCCCCGAATTCAGGGAATTCTAATCGGAGGGCCCGGGCCTACGAAGGAATACTTCGCAGAGCAGGACTATCTCCACCATGAGGTCAAGAAGAAGG
The genomic region above belongs to Thermoplasmata archaeon and contains:
- a CDS encoding tetratricopeptide repeat protein, with translation MVTEIEWLQKAEKALAEGDTNTAIQCFERVIELKPDNDKAWYNKGVLLRRQGKIEEAISCYNEALKRNKDNDKVWVNIGYALDRLGKYDKAIACYDKAIEIRPNNDKAWYNKGVALRKLDKTEEAIACYNKSLEFKMDNAMAWINMGCALDKLGRYEEAISCYDKALDIDPRADKAWYNKGVALKKLGKNEEAIAHYKKALELKPDSDYSAKLRENLGLLEGVKEAAATAPEPSVGPGKEAPAEEADEFEEAGTKEEAPPEELEELEEIPEETAPQKPPTLAPETSKGPPPAAPGQTRQTPPAGMAAPARAAPKAVPQPSAPPEELDSFEEVGEESFEEVEMTEENRGKQ
- a CDS encoding heavy-metal-associated domain-containing protein; the protein is MSLLKKRGEAEVRLRVEGMSCGHCAARVTTALEKLKGVREVKVNLLEKEAVVKIRPGAVTRPELIQAVERVGYKAA
- a CDS encoding NAD(P)/FAD-dependent oxidoreductase; the encoded protein is MRDVIVVGGGPSGSHAAYHCALLGLRTLLIEKEHYPRDKPCGGAVDAEMRERVSPDFLRVVEASTDRARLFYNFDELLRLGYENFYVDRKTFDEMLARRAQARGVDVLEGVRARRIIVDKSGAEVVCDQGSHRARIVIGADGVNSVVRASTGMEALRTRPDRFLAAVLELEVGEDKKNEILGDTDEHRHYNAYLFSGFIGLGWVFPKRGRVNIGLGGLAQEAARIRSLLKDFLRGLDIDPSLSRLVKWHMIPFRPLRRVYSDRVLLVGDAAGFVNPLSGAGIDRGMISGEFAARVCARACEKGDFSQSALSEYQILCAPMLRKLRAKARVVDLAHYFFRKNLYSDVSIKFFVKRFAPIATERIGLTVNA
- the prf1 gene encoding peptide chain release factor aRF-1 encodes the protein MPEEKSDSASLARYEFKRTLEELESIKGRATELVSLYVPPTRQIADVSNYLRSEYAESSNIKSQSTRKNVMAAIASLINRIKVYRVPPPNGVVLFVGTQALPGDKEKQVAYVIEPPEPITTFLYRCDSQFYLEPLKEMLAEKEVWGLVVLDRKECTIGRLNGRRIETIENFQSLVPSKHGRGGQSARRFERLIEIAAHEFFVKVGEKVNEAFRSDPRIQGILIGGPGPTKEYFAEQDYLHHEVKKKVIGLFDVGYTDESGLRELVEKASDALKDVALMKEKRLVESFMREVARPEGGLSMYGERGVREALKLGAVDTLLISDGLRKYSFRVSCPAPGCGYTEELTKSEKEPGELFCPKCGAKLVVSEPIDMVAELYKMAEQMGTKVALISADSAEGKTLLTAFGGVAAILRYRIGER